TTATTTCCCGGTGGCTGGGAGAGTTGATCGAGCCACTGGAGGATACTTGGCGTCGACCATTGACGAAGGGCCTTCGCTGTTTTTGTTTGTGGGGGTTCACATGATTCCAGGGCTTTGCGTTTCATGTTCATGTCGATCTCAACATAGCCATGAGTGGTATTCACATCCGCATGACCAAGCCAGTGTTTGACGACGCTAATGTCATTTCCCGACTGAAGCAGGTGCATGGCCGTCGTATGCCTCCACGTGTGTGGGCTGACTTTCTTGGACTTCACGGAGGGGCACGACTGCGCCGCCTGCGCTGCATACTGACGCACAAGATAGCGGATTCCAAAACATGAGATTCGCCGGCCGTTGGCATTGACGAACGCTGGAGAGTCTTCGAAAAGGGCGGGCTTGCGAATGGAGAAACCTCACGACGATGTGCGAGAGGTGCAACAACGGGAAGCGTGATCGCTCATGGCTCTTCGACATTCACCTCTACCGAGGTCACACGGTGACAGGCACTGTCGGGTGCCGGTGGGACTCCAAGCGTCGTATCTTCTGGCCCGTCATCAACGGCCGCGTCCGGCGGGCGTGAGAGTGAATTCTCACGGGCTGGCAACAAGATGGCCGTCGTTGAGGAGCGCAGGCAACATTAGCACCCTCCGGCGGCGCGGTCGCCCCGTCCGTGGGCCCCATCCCCGTGACATGAGGTGCCATACTCAGACACCGGTCGCCCCAGGAGCCGCTGCCACAGCGGTCAAACGGCCAAGCGGCGAAGCTTGACGGTCGACACAGTATGGCTCGACGAGAGTTGTTCCAACCGCGCCGGATCTCCTCCTACGAGGAGCTTGCTAATTGCATTCAAGTCCTGACACGACGGAGCCCCTCTGCCCGCCTCGTGTTTAGGGGCCAAACCAGCTTCCACGGCGGACGCCTCATCCCGTCCGTCCGGCGACCAAGGGCTTCAGACCCTCCCCTAGTTGCAGACATGTGGCAGTTCGCTACAGCAGGAATGATCGGGAGGATGTTTGCCCGTAGACAAGGCCTTCCCGACTCACCTTTTCTTGAGCATGCGTTGAAACATTATCTCCTTACTGATGAGCTTGAGTGGGCCGGGTCCATACTCAACGATCTCTTTGGCATGGTGCTGCAACACTACGGATCGAGATCACACTATGTGGACGTCAGCACTTCATTGGACCATGCGCTGTGGTTCGCGCACTATCAGTTCTGTAGTTCTCTCTTGGAGGTCCCCACAATCTTCGGTGCGGCTCCGGGCGCGGCGGCCGAACCGATAGATCGGAGAGACCACCTCAAGAAGCTGATACTTGCCGCATCGTATCGGCCAGCCTGGCCCCACGGACTTGAAGACGGCTATCTCTTCGCAATCACGCCAGCGAGAACAATTGACGAACGCACCACTCTGGAGGCTGCTGAAGAAGCGAGTGCGCTGCGCCACGGTGACTTCCTCGACCTTAGTCCGTGGGAGGAATTCACCCGTGCACAACGCCAATGTGCTGGCGTGGTGTTTTGCGATGTCTCTAACGGAGACGGTGCAGTCGAAGCTCCCCTCATGCAAGGTGTCTTTGTCTTTGCGCTGCCGCTAAGAGGAGCCGAGCATGTCTTTCGATGGACAGTGTCGCACTTGTTCCCGTCGCCGAGAGAGGACTGGATGTATGCCGAAATCCTGTCGCAGTCGGCATTCGTTCAAGCGCAGCCGAACGCTTCAAGCCTCACTCGGCTAAATCCTCTTCCGGAATACTACTCAGGTCTTCCGCCCACTGACGACCCAGGATGGGTCGAGCACCGTGCTTGTGATCGCGTAATCTGGCCCACGTGGCTTCATCCATGGCTGCAAACGCCTGACAATCGTCTAGGCACATGGGCGATTGCTGATCGAGAGTATCGCGCCCAAGATGACCTCGCAATCATCGCAGAGCCCCTGCTACTGAGGGATCTCTTGGATCATGAATCTATTCGCGTGGTGGCACGCTCCCAGAGCATCGCGTTTGCGGGTGACGACCCATTCGCGGCGGAGAAGCTTGCCATTGACCGGCTGAGCCGTGCATGGCCGTTTCAGAAGCCCAGCGTGTTCATAGAATTCCACCCGTACAAGTGGGCGGTCGTGTCGCCCGAGTTCGAGCCATCTCTCATTAGAGGGAGGAGAGAGGAAGAACTTCCAGCGTGGATGGCAAACGTTCGGGCCGTCCAGATCATAAGGCACGGCAGAGCCTTCGGGGTGCGACTGTTCCGATTAGGCAAGTCTGGGATCGAGGCGTCTGCTGGCCACTGGTTTACACCTAAGGCGATAGGCTATGGGATCCCAGCGTTCTCTGTAGAGCCGAGTTCCCTTAGGCAGAGCGACGAGGCGAGAGCCGAGGAAGCATGGTTGTGCAGAATGCTCGTGTGGCTCTTGAAGCTTGCCAAAGGTGAATGGCGGCTTAGGGACGCGCGCATAGGAGGCCACACGTATTGCGTCATTCACTCACAGTGAAGGAGGGTAGTCAACATGAACGCCCTTCGGCACCGCCCGCCCCCCTCGTGGCCCCCATCCCCATGACATAATCTCTCGACTCGGACGCTGGCCGCCCCAAGAGCCGATGCCACAGCGTCAACATGGGATTGAAACGACCGCGGCGGTCGTCTCAATCCTTACCGGTTATGCACTCCGTCGGCGGTGCTCCGCGCAAATCTCGTTAACCTGGAAGATGCAAGGACGAGCTTCGTCTCCAAGGACGCCGCAGCTCAGTTTCGTTCGATTTTAGTGACGACGCAATTGGGTTGTCCGGCCTTGAGATCTCCCAGGAGTCCACCGTAGTTGACTGCCCAGAGCACGGAGTCCTTTGCCTCAAAAAAGAGATGGCTTTGAACGGCGCCGACAAGTCTCCACGTTTTGTCGATTGCGACAGCGGAAACACTTGGGCAACGAGCCGAGGTCTGAGCTTCAACTCGACTGGCGAACAAGGCAGTGGAGGTATTCCAGAATGCCGCACGGATCGGAGCTATGGCGATCACGACCAGAGCCATTGCGATGAAGGTCAAAACGGCTTTTGTGTAGCGGTCGGCGGTTAGCATGGGATGCCCCCCTTTCGAAGTTTCGCTAAATCCCTATTCCCCGCAATTCGGCGTCCGTTGGGCCAAGCTGCGCCGAGTTGGCGAAGAGCGCCAACGGGCGCGGAGGCGTCAAGGAGTTGGTGTAGAGGAGGTCGAGGCTGCGTCCAGACGACATGTCGCGCTCCCTCCGCCGAGATAATCGCGCCTGGCTGAGGAGCGTAGGCAACATTAGCACCCTCCGGCGGCGGTCGCCCCCCTCGTGGCCCCCATCCCCATGACATAATCTCCCTACTCAGACACCGGGCGCCTCAGGAGCCGATGCCACAGCCGTCCACGGGCCAGAAAAGCCCGAGCGCGGCCGCCATGACGCACACGTAAAGCCCCCGCATCGCGTATCCCCCCGAATTCACTGTCTCGGCTCACATCGCCGCGCCGACACCGGCCGTCAGCTCCTCGATCGCCGGCTCGACGTCAACCGCGCGTCAATCGACACCGAATTCAAACACGCCGGTCGTCCACATCTCGCTTCCAAATTGCGTCGGCACAAACGCATATTCTCCAGGCGTGAGCGGACCCGCCGGCTTGACGCGGCCGCCTCCGTTCAGTTCGGGCTGGGCCGAAATCTTCACGACGTAGTCTTCGTCGACCCCGCTCTTGTCCTCGAACTTGAATGGATGAAACGTGCGAAGCGCGAGATTCCGGTCGGCCTTTCCCGGCTTCAGTCGGATGAGTACCCACTGCTCGCCGGGCGTCGCGGTACGGAATTCGGGCTGCCGCTCGGTGATCCGATACTCAGCACGAGGATTCACGAACACCACTTCTTGCTTGGCGAAGAAGAGGTAGTCTTGGGTCGACAGTTTCCCATAGATCAGCTTCAAGGCGACGCCCTTGCCATCGCGCAGATGCGAAATTAACTCGCCTGTCACCCTGGGATCCCTCGACCGCGCGACTGGAGGCGGCGTGCCACCCATCGCGGACATCATTGCCTCGAGCACCTTATCCGACACACCGCTTCGCTTGAGGGCAATCAGAGCATTCGTGCTGAGGTCGAACTTTGTCTCGGTGGCCTGGATCTTTTGGACAATAACCGTCTCGGGAAGACCCCCGCGAACCATGGCAACTACAGAATCGTTCGTGAGCACTTCACCTGCGAAGACCCAAGCGACCGTCGCAAGCAGAATGATAAAGAGCAAAGT
The nucleotide sequence above comes from Candidatus Rokuibacteriota bacterium. Encoded proteins:
- a CDS encoding FRG domain-containing protein; its protein translation is MARRELFQPRRISSYEELANCIQVLTRRSPSARLVFRGQTSFHGGRLIPSVRRPRASDPPLVADMWQFATAGMIGRMFARRQGLPDSPFLEHALKHYLLTDELEWAGSILNDLFGMVLQHYGSRSHYVDVSTSLDHALWFAHYQFCSSLLEVPTIFGAAPGAAAEPIDRRDHLKKLILAASYRPAWPHGLEDGYLFAITPARTIDERTTLEAAEEASALRHGDFLDLSPWEEFTRAQRQCAGVVFCDVSNGDGAVEAPLMQGVFVFALPLRGAEHVFRWTVSHLFPSPREDWMYAEILSQSAFVQAQPNASSLTRLNPLPEYYSGLPPTDDPGWVEHRACDRVIWPTWLHPWLQTPDNRLGTWAIADREYRAQDDLAIIAEPLLLRDLLDHESIRVVARSQSIAFAGDDPFAAEKLAIDRLSRAWPFQKPSVFIEFHPYKWAVVSPEFEPSLIRGRREEELPAWMANVRAVQIIRHGRAFGVRLFRLGKSGIEASAGHWFTPKAIGYGIPAFSVEPSSLRQSDEARAEEAWLCRMLVWLLKLAKGEWRLRDARIGGHTYCVIHSQ